The window AAGGCCTCAACAGTGAGCGGATGACCAACAACAGCCTTACAATTTAATTTGCTCATTAACGAAACCAGTGGAACATGTTGTGGCTTATAGCTGGCTTTTACCAGAAGCTCAACATCATATAGTGAAGAATTACAGccaaattttgtaaaagaaaattctgaCCTCTGGTATTTTGAAGGATCCATAAGGCGGGATTGGCGAAAAGGGAGCAACCTTGGAGTGGCCCAAGTGTAATCAGGCAACTGCTTCATCTTAGTTGTTTTTTCGCTGATAGTATTGAGTTGGTCTTGAGATGTACACTTAATAGAATCCAACTCATTTGATCCATCCACAATAAGTTTTTCAGGCGCTGATTTAGAGTTATTGTTTGAGAGAGGAGGTTCCTCAATGCTACTGGAAACTTTCTGATCATATCCCAGATTAAATCCATCCAGATCCTCCGTACTTGCCTCGGAAGTTTTACGCTTATCGTctataagtaaaaaaattcttgTGTCATTTGTTCGAGTTTTCTTCGTATGTCTTGAATTCCTCTTCCCCTTCAGCTGCCACTTTGAACTGTCCTTCTCTATTGTTTTACAGATATTGCGCTTTGGATCAGCAACAGTAGAACTAGTAGAACCAGATTCATTATTTAGTTCATTGCTAACACATATGGGTTCGGCTTGACTACCTTGACTGGATTGTCTTTCCGATACACCAATGGCACACCCAAGGGAAAATGTTGGTGAAAGACCTgagaaaagtagaaaatacCCAGTAAGGGGAAGTTGCACTATCGTCATGGAAAAAGcataacaaattgaaaacGAAATAGAAAAGCCAGAGGGAGGAGAGAGATATAAATGAAAGGCACAGGGATGGGAGATACACAGCTAAAGCAAGCAGTAAGTTTGATTAGCAGAAAGTTCAGAACCTAGAGAACCATACAACATATGCAGTGTTAAAGCAAGaataatctaaatatttactctttttttttttttggataagcaacaatttgattgattgaatgaaatatCTCAGAATATCCCCgaataaactaaatattacTAGTGAAGGAACTGGTTATGCACTTATAAAGCAACACATCAATTATTACTGTTAATCTACAGTATCcgtgaaaaagaaagaagaaagaaataatccATAGATATTTTATGTGCAGgatttttttccctctccAGAGAATGGCACGTGAAATAATAGATCAGAAGTGTCATTCCCAGCTCGATCAGAAGTACTTGAAACTTCATTGTCCTTCACCTTGATATTAAAATGAGAAGTATCAAGAGCATTTGTAGGAGTCATATTCTCACAAGAAATTACGGTACAGTCCGAGCTATTGTTCAGTGTCACAGAGGAACTCTTCTTTGACTCATTTGATTCTAGTTCAGAAAGCTTTCCATCTGACAATCCCCCAAGAGGTGAAGCACATGAATTGGGAAGTTCATTGCAAACAACAGGAGCAGATAACATCGCTGTACTTTCTAAAACTTTTGTTAATGGTCTCTGTCGGTTTTTCCTTTTCGAGATTTCATTAACATTAGACACTTGAGacctctttcttttaaataggGATGCCCTTACTTTGCCATCATCTGGAGGATGTTCATTAGGCAAGCAATTGGGAGTATTTAAATTACAGTTTACATCACTATCTTCTTGAACCAGCTCAACTACGCATCCAGTgtgaacttttctttttgacacTACACCTCTACTAAGGTCCTCAAGCCCTCTCATTCGCTTTACACCCTCTGTTCCATCATCCTCAGAGTCATTTGGAGTTCTCCTCCTACTCTGACCAGATCGAGCCATTGAAGAACTAAAATTCTCATCCAAAGAAATACCAGACTGAGATAATTCTGGCATTGAATCAGGTCTGTCTTCAAAATCACTCATATTATTAGTCAACTCTACTTCACCAGAATTAGGCTTGAGTTTGGAGTGTGTGGTAGAGATATCATGCTCACTGCCAAAAGTATCCATTTTAGAACTAAAGGCCAGTTGATCCTGGCCAACACGAGCACTCTCGAGCTCAAGTGCTTGAAGAATTGCATCTTCTCTTCGAGCATATTTTACTGCTCTCTTACTGGCAATGGCCACAGAAGCCTTGGCTTTCTCAATAAATTCATCATACTCCCCACATCGAAATGCCTTCACTCTTTCAGACCTTTCAAGATTGTACCAGTCactatattgataaaaatgacTTGTCAGGATAATTGAAATTAGCAGATAAATGAAATCCACTATCTagaacataacaaaaaaattagtatttttttttcatgaattttgaACGAGTAAACAAGGAAAGCAAATTGTCTCCATCAACCATAACcctgaaagagaaaaaaccatccaaaaaaaaaagtttgaagtttaagTGATTCCTACTACTCAAGCCTCATCACAACATTAGCTCCAATCACATGTTAGAAGCTACATTCATACCTTCCAAGAGATAGAGAAggtataaaatttaagaggTTTATATATATCTGAAGAACTATAGCctccaaagaaaaaatctagagaaaaataaagaactaCACAATGACAAGGAGAGGGGAGGGGAGAATGAAAGGAAAGGATGGGTGAGAGAGAACAAAAACCTAGAAACCTAGATATTTCTTTCCCTATCATCAGTTTTCCTGCTTAACTTTCAAGAGTTGGTAATGAAATATCCTTCACGATGAAAGGCAAAACAACTTAAGCATAATGCACAAAGTCATGTAAATTTAGAACGGATAGGATCTCCCTCCACTACTGATCCTTCCCAAATGAAAATTCTCCCCATTACCAATGATTTTACTCAGGCACAGAACTCtgattgaagaattgaagatggTTTTCTTCGTTAAAATAATTTCCgccctttcttctttttgatgTCCCTCTACCACTgtattactttttatatattgcaTTCTGTTAACAAAATACTGTTTcataaaaaagtaaatcaataattaaaccCTTGCTTATTCCACCAGAGTTCTATGCATTCATGTAACGAATTTGCAAAAGATGACAAAAGGTTTGATTATCGACTGATTAGAGACCAATCTAAAGCAAAAGGTGTACAAGGAGTTCTATCTATTCTTTTGTTCGAGGGATGGTGCATTTCGAAGCACAGCTGTTGATCAACTAAGGGTACTAAGGTTGAACACAGACACAAATCATCAACACCAAATGAAACCACAAGAACACaaaggggaaaaaaggaagagCAAAAAAAACATCATATGCCCCAGCCATCCAGGGCATGAAGCTGAGCCAGTCTACTCCACAAACATTGAAAGCATTCGGTACCCAGAAACAGAAAGATTATACAACAACAATTCACTAAATCCAGTTCAAAAGAACTCAGAAAGAAGCACTCACATGCTTGCATCCTCACGACCAAGAAGCTTCATCGGAGTACCTGATTTTGGGGAAACCAAGCAACTCTCAGACAGCTCCTCAAGACCCATAATCCGGCCAGGCCACCACATCCCATTACGGCGGCGGACCCAAACTAAACCACCCACTGATGCATCAATGGCCTTGGTAGTATTAGGCCCATTAAAGCTGCCCATCTCAACAACCCCCGGAAGATCAACCTTCCCAATACCACGTTTTCAGAAACAAATGCATATATAACCCAAACCTAAAgctaaagaaaagaaaagaaaagaaaaataaacgaCAAATCGTGTACATGCAATCAATCAAAAATCCAGAAAAAAGCTAAACAATCAAAAGGGTTATAAAAGAACAGTCAAGACCCATTTGATTTTCCTAGCTTggaaagagataaaaagaaaCCTGGATTGAGGGGTAGTTGAAAGTGAAGAAGATCTACAGTATCTGATATGACTACTAAAATAGTGATGAACTATGTGTActgattttgttaatttgtatGCTGACCCTTTGATGATCAACTCTGCTGATGAGATGCGTAGTTGAAGGAGGGTTGATAGAGAGGTGAGTGGAAATGTTTACTGAAATGGAATGGGAGCCTGAGAGAGAGTGGTTGTGAGTTTTGGATCAAAACAGAGCATTTGCACTTCCCAAGTTGGGAAATTTTCAGGTAGCCTTCAACCATGGATGCTTGTTGCttcactttatttattaattatttattgtttatcacAAACctacaattaaaatttgggtaaattgaaaaaaataatacacttttaattttgtatttgaaaagtaacacatttttttataatgaaaaatgactATTAGATAAGttttttagagattttttttatggatgaACTATCGAGAGGTGTTTTTATCATTAACACTTTTTCAGTTACATACAATGTATGAAATCTAATCTTTTGCTTAGGTGAGAGGACAACATGCATCATTAATGGTGACAATATATGTATCTAAATGGCTATGTGTATGTGTAGTGTAGCACTAATCAAAACATATGACAATTTCTTAGACTGCTCCAAGTTAAAAAAACCTATGGCCTCGTGTGCTGGATTTTTAGCACAAATGAGAATATGGAAGCAAGTGatcatttgtgattttgtgatgattatttttttaattatcacattttgttattgttctttttatttgcaaCAACTTGGGACTGCAACAGCTGGtttattagttaaaaaaaaaaagtaatcgTGGCTTTCCttaacttgaaaagaaaacccatTAAGACCATGTGGCAAAAGTCCCCATCTTCTTCAAACACTAgtagaattaaaagaaaacaaataggAAGGACTAGTTACATAGGTTTGTAACTTGGAGCAGTCTAAGAAATTGTCGTATGTTTCTCGAGAAACATGCAGCTCTATCAACTCCTTGCTCTAATATGTTTTGAATTCCAAATTGCGAAACACAACATCCTTTTGAACAAGTGGTTTTGAAGTCCTCCTTTAGAAGCAGAGAGTAAAATACAAATGTGAAGTTAGAAAATgctaaagaaataaaacaagtAATTCAAGATAGATATGataaatagatatataataGAGATAAGATACCTTATGTGCTGCACTGGGAGGTAGAGTAAAGGAGGTTGCATTATTTTCACACACAAACTCAGAAGAAGACTTCAAACAAGGTAAACCATTCTTAAGCTTCACACTCCTAAGATTTTGTGCACACAACACAAGTTGTAGATAATCTATCATGCTTGAAATTAAAACATCATTTTCCAGCTCCAAATTCTCAGGTTTTGGAGCaaaaatatatgcattttttcaccagataaaaaaaaactaacattcCAAATTTGGACAACCTGATAATAATGCCTCTCTGTTTCCATTCAACAGTATGCCATAGACGTCCTGATCATTGGCCACCTGATAATCGTAGTAGTTAGGATAGTCATCACAAATATCCAAAACAAACGTTCTCAAAGAGGTAACACCATGGATTCCAAGTGAGATCCAACGAAACATTTAACGTTCAACACAGTTAGCAATTTGCAAGCTGATAGACTTGACCACATCGATTCAAATACTTAGTCAGTGGAAATGTATAGCTGTTGAGTCTTGTGGAATGGCGTATAAGATAAGGCTTTTGTCAAGAAACTTTCTTCACCAAATTCCAAGTACGAGTAAGtcaattttgaatatattcaCCACCATGTTGTGTTAAAGCTCTCAACATGAAACGCTTAAAGGATGTTGATATATCCAAGAACGAGCGTGACGATTTTAACAAATGCAGGGATGAAATCAAAGTTAAAGTTGAGTGTGGGAAAATGAGTCCACAGGGTTTTCCATTGCTTTGAGAGAACACAAGTTTGAACAACTTGTTTTGTCTCTAAAAAGGATAAAATGTCATGAAGAATACAATCTGGTAAACTGCTGATTCTGTCCACATCATCACGTTAGTATATTGACATGATGATATCAGAAATATTGTTGGAAGGATTTAGTGAACAAGGCATTTTTATATAGAGATGTTGAAACAGTGTTTTTGGTTTTGCAATTTTGGAATATGTGAAGTCAATAATTACTACAAATTGGGCTTGGGAAAACATGGCAGTGGAAACGAGAAGCCGTGGTTTAAACCAATGCCTTTTAATTAGCttagttttgttatatctatCTGTAAGACCCCCAATTATCCATACTTATAGGAGGAAGGGTAGAAAAGTAACTGCACAGGGAATTATTATGGAGAAATGATTGGAAGGACGTTCTGAGTGGTAGGGCCCACTGGGCTGAGGAAT of the Cucumis sativus cultivar 9930 chromosome 3, Cucumber_9930_V3, whole genome shotgun sequence genome contains:
- the LOC101213779 gene encoding uncharacterized protein At1g51745 isoform X2; translation: MGSFNGPNTTKAIDASVGGLVWVRRRNGMWWPGRIMGLEELSESCLVSPKSGTPMKLLGREDASIDWYNLERSERVKAFRCGEYDEFIEKAKASVAIASKRAVKYARREDAILQALELESARVGQDQLAFSSKMDTFGSEHDISTTHSKLKPNSGEVELTNNMSDFEDRPDSMPELSQSGISLDENFSSSMARSGQSRRRTPNDSEDDGTEGVKRMRGLEDLSRGVVSKRKVHTGCVVELVQEDSDVNCNLNTPNCLPNEHPPDDGKVRASLFKRKRSQVSNVNEISKRKNRQRPLTKVLESTAMLSAPVVCNELPNSCASPLGGLSDGKLSELESNESKKSSSVTLNNSSDCTVISCLSPTFSLGCAIGVSERQSSQEKDSSKWQLKGKRNSRHTKKTRTNDTRIFLLIDDKRKTSEASTEDLDGFNLGYDQKVSSSIEEPPLSNNNSKSAPEKLIVDGSNELDSIKCTSQDQLNTISEKTTKMKQLPDYTWATPRLLPFRQSRLMDPSKYQRSEFSFTKFGCNSSLYDVELLVKASYKPQHVPLVSLMSKLNCKAVVGHPLTVEALDDGHCDDLLSRTELDPQKIVESSHSVQSNSWKGKMLGKPRGRAVQLRPSQGKASKAKKSGQLSKKTRKLSSLTVQKQFVDDSRPVVEKSKGSFIACIPLKVVFSRINKAVNGLARPTHRHLMCVSQ
- the LOC101213779 gene encoding uncharacterized protein At1g51745 isoform X1, whose amino-acid sequence is MGSFNGPNTTKAIDASVGGLVWVRRRNGMWWPGRIMGLEELSESCLVSPKSGTPMKLLGREDASIDWYNLERSERVKAFRCGEYDEFIEKAKASVAIASKRAVKYARREDAILQALELESARVGQDQLAFSSKMDTFGSEHDISTTHSKLKPNSGEVELTNNMSDFEDRPDSMPELSQSGISLDENFSSSMARSGQSRRRTPNDSEDDGTEGVKRMRGLEDLSRGVVSKRKVHTGCVVELVQEDSDVNCNLNTPNCLPNEHPPDDGKVRASLFKRKRSQVSNVNEISKRKNRQRPLTKVLESTAMLSAPVVCNELPNSCASPLGGLSDGKLSELESNESKKSSSVTLNNSSDCTVISCLSPTFSLGCAIGVSERQSSQGSQAEPICVSNELNNESGSTSSTVADPKRNICKTIEKDSSKWQLKGKRNSRHTKKTRTNDTRIFLLIDDKRKTSEASTEDLDGFNLGYDQKVSSSIEEPPLSNNNSKSAPEKLIVDGSNELDSIKCTSQDQLNTISEKTTKMKQLPDYTWATPRLLPFRQSRLMDPSKYQRSEFSFTKFGCNSSLYDVELLVKASYKPQHVPLVSLMSKLNCKAVVGHPLTVEALDDGHCDDLLSRTELDPQKIVESSHSVQSNSWKGKMLGKPRGRAVQLRPSQGKASKAKKSGQLSKKTRKLSSLTVQKQFVDDSRPVVEKSKGSFIACIPLKVVFSRINKAVNGLARPTHRHLMCVSQ
- the LOC101213779 gene encoding uncharacterized protein At1g51745 isoform X3, translating into MDTFGSEHDISTTHSKLKPNSGEVELTNNMSDFEDRPDSMPELSQSGISLDENFSSSMARSGQSRRRTPNDSEDDGTEGVKRMRGLEDLSRGVVSKRKVHTGCVVELVQEDSDVNCNLNTPNCLPNEHPPDDGKVRASLFKRKRSQVSNVNEISKRKNRQRPLTKVLESTAMLSAPVVCNELPNSCASPLGGLSDGKLSELESNESKKSSSVTLNNSSDCTVISCLSPTFSLGCAIGVSERQSSQGSQAEPICVSNELNNESGSTSSTVADPKRNICKTIEKDSSKWQLKGKRNSRHTKKTRTNDTRIFLLIDDKRKTSEASTEDLDGFNLGYDQKVSSSIEEPPLSNNNSKSAPEKLIVDGSNELDSIKCTSQDQLNTISEKTTKMKQLPDYTWATPRLLPFRQSRLMDPSKYQRSEFSFTKFGCNSSLYDVELLVKASYKPQHVPLVSLMSKLNCKAVVGHPLTVEALDDGHCDDLLSRTELDPQKIVESSHSVQSNSWKGKMLGKPRGRAVQLRPSQGKASKAKKSGQLSKKTRKLSSLTVQKQFVDDSRPVVEKSKGSFIACIPLKVVFSRINKAVNGLARPTHRHLMCVSQ